In Malus sylvestris chromosome 15, drMalSylv7.2, whole genome shotgun sequence, a single genomic region encodes these proteins:
- the LOC126605093 gene encoding probable polyamine oxidase 5: MVAKKSRIVIIGAGMAGVTAANKLYTAAGSKDLFELVVVEGGERIGGRINTSEFGGDRIEMGATWIHGIGGSPVHKIAQEINALESAHPWECMDGSSDEPTTVAEGGLELEPDVVDPISSLFKNLMDYAQGKQVFDESPERECNGDFEYSKLGDEASRICASNDDVGKLSVGSFLRQGLDTYWVSKKNRDEQVSVYTNWSRMLLQEAIFAMHENIQRTYTSAGDLLTLDYNAESEYRMFPGEEITIAKGYLSIVQSLASVLPPGLIQLGKKVRKIQWQPDNRKNKGYESDTRPVKLHFSDGSVLLADHVIVTVSLGVLKASIRQDSGMFNPPLPRFKTEAISRLGFGVVNKLFLQLGSIHAPPKSQDFSKFPFLQMVFHRADSELRNKKIPWWMRKTASLCPLYHDSSVLLSWFAGEEARALEALSDEEIINGVSQTVSSFLSQNSHSHELCNGNGNPEENSEVKFSKVLKSQWGSDPLFLGSYSYVAVGSSGEDLDSMAEPLPSDDSGSAASSSPPLQILFAGEATHRTHYSTTHGAYCSGLREANRLLQHYQLVGVQKNYY, from the coding sequence ATGGTGGCCAAGAAATCACGGATTGTGATAATTGGAGCGGGAATGGCCGGCGTCACGGCGGCGAACAAGCTGTACACTGCTGCAGGGTCCAAGGACTTGTTCGAGCTCGTGGTTGTGGAAGGCGGGGAGAGAATTGGCGGCAGAATCAACACGTCGGAGTTCGGCGGCGACCGGATTGAGATGGGAGCTACCTGGATCCACGGCATTGGAGGCAGCCCGGTTCATAAAATTGCTCAGGAAATTAATGCCCTCGAGTCAGCGCATCCGTGGGAGTGCATGGACGGGTCCTCCGACGAGCCCACCACCGTCGCGGAAGGTGGGTTGGAGCTGGAAccggatgtggtggaccccatTTCGTCTCTGTTCAAGAACTTGATGGATTATGCTCAGGGGAAGCAGGTGTTTGATGAAAGTCCAGAGAGAGAGTGCAATGGTGATTTTGAATACAGTaagcttggagatgaagctTCCAGGATTTGTGCAAGCAATGACGATGTTGGGAAGCTCAGTGTCGGCTCTTTCTTAAGGCAAGGCCTTGATACGTATTGGGTTTCGAAGAAAAACCGAGATGAGCAGGTCAGTGTCTATACAAATTGGAGCCGAATGTTGCTGCAAGAGGCCATCTTTGCAATGCATGAGAACATCCAAAGGACTTATACATCAGCTGGTGATTTGTTAACTCTCGATTACAATGCAGAAAGCGAGTACCGGATGTTTCCCGGCGAAGAAATCACCATTGCTAAAGGGTACTTGAGCATTGTTCAATCTCTAGCCTCTGTACTCCCACCTGGGTTGATCCAATTGGGCAAGAAGGTCAGAAAAATTCAATGGCAGCCGGATAATCGCAAGAACAAGGGCTATGAATCCGACACAAGGCCTGTGAAGCTCCATTTTTCTGATGGGTCAGTTTTGTTAGCTGATCATGTTATTGTTACAGTTTCTTTGGGGGTGCTCAAAGCTTCGATTCGCCAAGATTCTGGTATGTTCAATCCACCTCTGCCTCGTTTCAAAACCGAGGCGATTTCGAGGCTTGGATTTGGGGTTGTTAACAAGCTGTTTCTGCAACTGGGTTCTATTCATGCTCCTCCGAAGTCCCAAGATTTCAGCAAGTTTCCATTTTTACAAATGGTTTTCCACAGAGCAGACTCAGAGCTCAGGAATAAAAAGATCCCATGGTGGATGAGGAAGACAGCTTCTCTCTGCCCTCTCTACCACGATTCCAGCGTTCTGCTTTCTTGGTTTGCAGGGGAAGAAGCACGTGCGCTAGAAGCACTTTCAGATGAAGAGATTATCAACGGGGTTTCACAAACGGTGTCCAGCTTCCTATCACAAAACTCACATTCCCATGAATTGTGCAATGGGAATGGGAATCCGGAGGAGAACTCCGAAGTGAAATTTTCCAAGGTTTTGAAGAGTCAATGGGGTAGTGATCCACTGTTTCTGGGATCATACTCGTATGTTGCGGTTGGATCAAGCGGTGAAGATTTGGACAGCATGGCAGAGCCATTGCCATCTGATGATTCTGGTAGTGCTGCTAGTTCTTCACCTCCACTGCAGATTCTGTTTGCAGGGGAAGCTACACACAGAACCCATTATTCCACAACCCATGGAGCTTACTGTAGTGGCCTTAGGGAAGCCAATAGGCTTCTCCAACATTACCAACTTGTTGGTGTTCAGAAGAATTATTACTag